A window from Malania oleifera isolate guangnan ecotype guangnan chromosome 7, ASM2987363v1, whole genome shotgun sequence encodes these proteins:
- the LOC131160480 gene encoding uncharacterized protein LOC131160480 isoform X8, translated as MAPVLLTVQFKEEEEEEEDSKRRTSSPQVLGLLPLRDLVNTITARLQENLSEGVELYGKKDNCVYLCKIVKVLKSRDDQTQYEVAWLDKDKAISGPAIVKGEDLIRKKLPFSRNVLKSFIRESTRQSVPWVLHDKLARKHGISTDLPEELRSKFVFQDGRLVRDKKRRKVEDGNNILEVKKEEFGSCKRKKVENGKDAEKAEDDKPEESIKYPIDDLLVQPAAYDSILTDRPSPSRDFNVPMDCVGDLLMVWDFCSSFSRFLCLLPFSLEDFENAICHKDSNLVLVAESHASILRLLIKDDGEYFTAIQGNKRKSKITLINWTEYLCDFLEMIDIPELSTYIATIKRGHYGLLDTHAKLGILRELVAQAIATDLFREKLDENIEQRQALGATKRGEAIEEARKKREQKERLKAEPDTNGHSLESLENNLSENGDHKQNGDAVEKRKKNGIPSKQKHASGNSEGKHAKEAVDKKSKEQRREYFEREIEKRIVRTNPLGKDRHYNRYWFFRRDGRIFVESSDFKQWGYYSTKEELDALMGSLNCKGVRERALHNQLNKYYRTICSELQKRSKEVANKIAMEEAVLRRSTRVRAPPRDNPAVAFLRYVNKWKED; from the exons GTTTGCTTCCATTGCGAGATCTTGTCAACACAATAACTGCGAGATTACAGGAGAACTTATCGGAGGGTGTTGAATTGTATGGAAAGAAGGATAACTGTGTATACTTATGTAAAATAGTAAAAGTTCTGAAGAGCCGTGATGATCAAACCCAGTATGAGGTGGCATGGCTTGACAAAGATAAGGCGATATCCGGGCCAGCAATAGTAAAAGGAGAAGATTTAATCAGGAAAAAGCTTCCTTTCAGTCGAAATGTTCTGAAGTCTTTTATTCGGGAATCTACACGTCAAAGTGTTCCCTGGGTGCTTCATGATAAGTTGGCGCGAAAGCATGGAATCTCAACTGATCTCCCAGAGGAGCTAAGAAGCAAATTTGTCTTCCAGGATGGGCGCCTAGTCAGGGATAAAAAGAGAAGGAAGGTTGAGGATGGGAATAACATATTG GAAGTTAAAAAGGAAGAATTTGGAAGCTGTAAGAGAAAGAAAGTGGAGAATGGGAAAGATGCTGAGAAAG CAGAAGATGATAAACCAGAAGAATCCATCAAATATCCGATAGATGATCTCTTGGTGCAACCTGCAGCATATGATTCAATTCTCACAGATCGCCCTTCTCCATCAAGAGACTTCAATGTTCCAATGGATTGTGTAGGGGATCTTTTAATGGTCTGGGATTTTTGCTCTTCTTTTAGCAGGTTTTTGTGCTTGTTGCCCTTCTCTCTTGAAGATTTTGAAAATGCTATCTGCCACAAGGATAGCAATTTAGTTCTCGTTGCTGAATCTCATGCAAGTATTCTTCGCCTGTTGATAAAAGATGATGGTGAATATTTCACGGCCATACAGGGAAACAAAAGGAAGTCAAAG ATTACCCTAATCAATTGGACTGAGTACTTGTGTGATTTCTTAGAAATGATTGATATTCCTGAATTATCCACTTACATAGCCACAATAAAGCGGGGACATTATGGCCTTTTAGATACTCATGCCAAATTAGGAATCTTGCGGGAATTGGTTGCTCAAGCCATTGCCACGGACCTTTTTAGGGAGAAGTTGGATGAGAATATTGAACAGCGGCAGGCACTTGGAGCCACCAAAAGGGGGGAAGCAATAGAAGAAGCTAGAAAGAAAAGAGAACAGAAGGAACGCTTGAAGGCAGAGCCTGATACCAATGGGCATAGTTTGGAGTCTCTGGAAAACAACTTATCTGAAAATGGTGATCACAAACAAAATGGAGATGCTgttgagaaaagaaaaaagaacggGATTCCCTCTAAACAAAAGCATGCATCAGGAAACAG TGAGGGCAAGCACGCCAAGGAAGCAGTGGATAAGAAGAGCAAAGAGCAGCGG AGAGAATATTTTGAGCGGGAGATTGAGAAACGAATTGTACGCACCAATCCCCTGGGGAAGGACAGACATTATAACAGGTATTGGTTTTTCCGTCGTGATGGGAGAATATTTGTTGAGAGTTCTGACTTCAAGCAGTGGGGCTACTACAGTACAAAGGAAGAG CTTGATGCTTTGATGGGCTCACTTAACTGTAAGGGGGTGAGAGAGAGGGCTCTTCATAATCAACTAAACAAATACTATCGTACAATATG CTCGGAACTGCAAAAGAGATCAAAGGAGGTTGCTAACAAGATTGCAATGGAAGAGGCTGTTCTTCGGAGGTCTACTCGTGTAAGGGCACCCCCTAGGGACAATCCAGCGGTGGCTTTTCTTCGGTACGTGAACAAGTGGAAGGAAGACTGA
- the LOC131160480 gene encoding uncharacterized protein LOC131160480 isoform X9, with amino-acid sequence MAPVLLTVQFSLLPLRDLVNTITARLQENLSEGVELYGKKDNCVYLCKIVKVLKSRDDQTQYEVAWLDKDKAISGPAIVKGEDLIRKKLPFSRNVLKSFIRESTRQSVPWVLHDKLARKHGISTDLPEELRSKFVFQDGRLVRDKKRRKVEDGNNILEVKKEEFGSCKRKKVENGKDAEKAEDDKPEESIKYPIDDLLVQPAAYDSILTDRPSPSRDFNVPMDCVGDLLMVWDFCSSFSRFLCLLPFSLEDFENAICHKDSNLVLVAESHASILRLLIKDDGEYFTAIQGNKRKSKITLINWTEYLCDFLEMIDIPELSTYIATIKRGHYGLLDTHAKLGILRELVAQAIATDLFREKLDENIEQRQALGATKRGEAIEEARKKREQKERLKAEPDTNGHSLESLENNLSENGDHKQNGDAVEKRKKNGIPSKQKHASGNSEGKHAKEAVDKKSKEQRREYFEREIEKRIVRTNPLGKDRHYNRYWFFRRDGRIFVESSDFKQWGYYSTKEELDALMGSLNCKGVRERALHNQLNKYYRTICSELQKRSKEVANKIAMEEAVLRRSTRVRAPPRDNPAVAFLRYVNKWKED; translated from the exons GTTTGCTTCCATTGCGAGATCTTGTCAACACAATAACTGCGAGATTACAGGAGAACTTATCGGAGGGTGTTGAATTGTATGGAAAGAAGGATAACTGTGTATACTTATGTAAAATAGTAAAAGTTCTGAAGAGCCGTGATGATCAAACCCAGTATGAGGTGGCATGGCTTGACAAAGATAAGGCGATATCCGGGCCAGCAATAGTAAAAGGAGAAGATTTAATCAGGAAAAAGCTTCCTTTCAGTCGAAATGTTCTGAAGTCTTTTATTCGGGAATCTACACGTCAAAGTGTTCCCTGGGTGCTTCATGATAAGTTGGCGCGAAAGCATGGAATCTCAACTGATCTCCCAGAGGAGCTAAGAAGCAAATTTGTCTTCCAGGATGGGCGCCTAGTCAGGGATAAAAAGAGAAGGAAGGTTGAGGATGGGAATAACATATTG GAAGTTAAAAAGGAAGAATTTGGAAGCTGTAAGAGAAAGAAAGTGGAGAATGGGAAAGATGCTGAGAAAG CAGAAGATGATAAACCAGAAGAATCCATCAAATATCCGATAGATGATCTCTTGGTGCAACCTGCAGCATATGATTCAATTCTCACAGATCGCCCTTCTCCATCAAGAGACTTCAATGTTCCAATGGATTGTGTAGGGGATCTTTTAATGGTCTGGGATTTTTGCTCTTCTTTTAGCAGGTTTTTGTGCTTGTTGCCCTTCTCTCTTGAAGATTTTGAAAATGCTATCTGCCACAAGGATAGCAATTTAGTTCTCGTTGCTGAATCTCATGCAAGTATTCTTCGCCTGTTGATAAAAGATGATGGTGAATATTTCACGGCCATACAGGGAAACAAAAGGAAGTCAAAG ATTACCCTAATCAATTGGACTGAGTACTTGTGTGATTTCTTAGAAATGATTGATATTCCTGAATTATCCACTTACATAGCCACAATAAAGCGGGGACATTATGGCCTTTTAGATACTCATGCCAAATTAGGAATCTTGCGGGAATTGGTTGCTCAAGCCATTGCCACGGACCTTTTTAGGGAGAAGTTGGATGAGAATATTGAACAGCGGCAGGCACTTGGAGCCACCAAAAGGGGGGAAGCAATAGAAGAAGCTAGAAAGAAAAGAGAACAGAAGGAACGCTTGAAGGCAGAGCCTGATACCAATGGGCATAGTTTGGAGTCTCTGGAAAACAACTTATCTGAAAATGGTGATCACAAACAAAATGGAGATGCTgttgagaaaagaaaaaagaacggGATTCCCTCTAAACAAAAGCATGCATCAGGAAACAG TGAGGGCAAGCACGCCAAGGAAGCAGTGGATAAGAAGAGCAAAGAGCAGCGG AGAGAATATTTTGAGCGGGAGATTGAGAAACGAATTGTACGCACCAATCCCCTGGGGAAGGACAGACATTATAACAGGTATTGGTTTTTCCGTCGTGATGGGAGAATATTTGTTGAGAGTTCTGACTTCAAGCAGTGGGGCTACTACAGTACAAAGGAAGAG CTTGATGCTTTGATGGGCTCACTTAACTGTAAGGGGGTGAGAGAGAGGGCTCTTCATAATCAACTAAACAAATACTATCGTACAATATG CTCGGAACTGCAAAAGAGATCAAAGGAGGTTGCTAACAAGATTGCAATGGAAGAGGCTGTTCTTCGGAGGTCTACTCGTGTAAGGGCACCCCCTAGGGACAATCCAGCGGTGGCTTTTCTTCGGTACGTGAACAAGTGGAAGGAAGACTGA
- the LOC131160240 gene encoding diacylglycerol kinase 2 isoform X1 has protein sequence MFNFDMSVLNLMTNSDASGPFVFGWLVAASFGLLAILCAFFKWQRRTSLKWVKAAARAKKEVWKKLKVPLSHHLWMEDFTCCEQPSTCCVCLTSLVSPQTSGTKSAGQNPVHRCSVCGVATHFRCSQFAAKDCKCVAQAGFSHVQHHWSERWINMGDNPEMSAFCLYCDEPCGVPFLDDSPLWHCLWCQRLVHVECHAKMSKESGDVCDLGPLRWAILSPICVKEINDEFTGGRLLSSMREEIITSSVCGQIRRRRHRSKRGSACSINGRLHDASAANTALEYVLHGLVGLKKSNSEKNYDQILKEHDSALGVKGTQIVPIQKKGGAIVYAWVKKYKLVDLPHDARPLLVFINTKSGAQYGPSLRRRLNMLLNPVQVFELSSTQGPEAGLKLFSTMQNFRVLVCGGDGTVAWVLDAIERHNFESPPSVAILPLGTGNDLSRVLQWGKGLSIVKGQGGLSTILHDLNHAAVTMLDRWKVNIREENLDSDSNTMQSKFMMNYLGIGCDAKVAYEFHMSREENPEKFYNQFVNKLWYAKEGARDIMDRTCADLPWQVWLEVDGRDVEIPKDVEGLIVLNISSYMGGVDLWQNDYDHDDDFDLQSIHDKMLEVVCICGAWHLGKLQVGLSQARRLAQGRTIRIHASSPFPVQIDGEPFILQPGSLEITHHGQVFMLRRASEEPRGHAAAIVTEVLVDAECKAIIDASQKKLLLQQMALHLS, from the exons ATGTTTAATTTTGATATGTCAGTCCTGAATTTGATGACCAACTCAGATGCTTCTGGTCCCTTTGTTTTTGGATGGTTGGTCGCTGCATCATTTGGACTTCTAGCTATTTTATGTGCATTCTTTAAATGGCAGAGAAGGACATCACTTAAATGGGTTAAAGCTGCTGCTAGAGCAAAGAAAGAAGTGTGGAAGAAGCTAAAAGTTCCTTTGTCACATCACTTATGGATGGAGGATTTTACTTGTTGTGAACAGCCTTCCACATGCTGTGTTTGCTTGACGTCTTTGGTGTCTCCACAAACCTCAGGTACAAAATCAGCAGGGCAAAATCCTGTTCACCGTTGTTCTGTGTGTGGTGTAGCAACGCATTTCCGTTGTTCTCAGTTTGCAGCAAAGGATTGCAAGTGTGTAGCACAAGCTGGTTTTAGCCATGTTCAACACCACTGGTCAGAAAGATGGATCAACATGGGTGATAATCCTGAGATGTCTGCTTTCTGCTTATACTGTGATGAACCTTGCGGTGTTCCTTTTCTAGATGATTCTCCTTTGTGGCACTGTCTATGGTGTCAGCGCCTTGTACATGTTGAGTGCCATGCCAAAATGTCGAAAGAATCTGGTGATGTTTGTGATTTGGGTCCTCTTAGATGGGCTATCCTTTCTCCAATCTGTGTGAAAGAAATTAATGATGAATTTACTGGAGGTAGACTGCTGAGTTCTATGAGGGAAGAAATTATAACATCTTCTGTTTGTGGGCAGATTAGAAGAAGACGCCACAGGAGCAAACGTGGTAGTGCTTGTTCCATTAATGGTAGGTTACATGATGCTTCAGCAGCCAATACAGCCCTGGAGTATGTGCTTCATGGGCTTGTTGGTTTGAAGAAATCCAACAGTGAGAAAAATTATGACCAAATATTGAAGGAACATGACAGTGCGCTTGGTGTCAAGGGCACTCAAATTGTACCAATACAGAAAAAGGGTGGCGCTATTGTCTATGCTTGGGTAAAGAAGTACAAATTAGTGGACTTGCCTCATGATGCAAGACCTCTTCTAGTTTTCATCAATACCAAGAGTGGAGCTCAATATGGGCCCTCTCTCCGGAGGAGATTGAACATGCTTTTGAATCCTGTGCAG gttttTGAACTTAGTTCTACTCAAGGTCCAGAAGCCGGTTTGAAGTTGTTTAGCACTATGCAAAATTTTAGAGTTTTGGTCTGTGGTGGTGATGGTACTGTGGCTTGGGTCCTCGATGCGATTGAGCGACACAATTTTGAATCACCTCCATCTGTTGCTATTCTTCCTCTGGGCACAGGAAATGATTTATCAAGGGTTTTGCAATGGGGTAAGGGTCTGTCTATAGTCAAAGGGCAAGGTGGATTGAGCACAATTCTGCACGACTTAAACCATGCGGCAGTTACAATGCTGGATCGCTGGAAAGTTAATATCAGGGAGGAAAACTTGGACAGTGATTCAAATACAATGCAATCCAAGTTCATGATGAATTATTTAG GTATTGGATGTGATGCAAAGGTTGCCTATGAGTTTCATATGAGTCGGGAGGAGAATCCTGAGAAGTTCTATAATCAG TTTGTGAATAAGCTGTGGTATGCCAAAGAAGGTGCGCGGGATATAATGGACCGAACTTGTGCCGACTTACCATGGCAAGTCTGGCTTGAAGTTGATGGGAGAGACGTTGAGATTCCAAAG GATGTTGAAGGTTTAATTGTGCTTAATATTAGCAGCTATATGGGTGGGGTAGATCTTTGGCAGAATGATTATGATCATGATGATGATTTTGATCTCCAGTCTATACACGATAAGATGCTTGAGGTTGTATGCATTTGTGGTGCATGGCACCTAGGCAAATTGCAG GTTGGGCTTTCACAAGCCAGGAGGTTAGCTCAAGGAAGAACAATAAGAATTCATGCTTCTAGTCCTTTCCCAGTTCAAATAGATGGGGAACCATTTATCCTGCAGCCTGGCTCTTTAGAAATAACACATCATGGGCAG GTGTTTATGTTGAGGAGGGCGTCGGAGGAGCCCAGAGGTCATGCGGCTGCAATTGTGACAGAGGTCTTGGTTGATGCCGAGTGCAAAGCTATCATTGATGCGTCTCAAAAGAAATTACTTCTCCAGCAGATGGCCCTTCATCTATCTTGA
- the LOC131160240 gene encoding diacylglycerol kinase 2 isoform X2 — MEDFTCCEQPSTCCVCLTSLVSPQTSGTKSAGQNPVHRCSVCGVATHFRCSQFAAKDCKCVAQAGFSHVQHHWSERWINMGDNPEMSAFCLYCDEPCGVPFLDDSPLWHCLWCQRLVHVECHAKMSKESGDVCDLGPLRWAILSPICVKEINDEFTGGRLLSSMREEIITSSVCGQIRRRRHRSKRGSACSINGRLHDASAANTALEYVLHGLVGLKKSNSEKNYDQILKEHDSALGVKGTQIVPIQKKGGAIVYAWVKKYKLVDLPHDARPLLVFINTKSGAQYGPSLRRRLNMLLNPVQVFELSSTQGPEAGLKLFSTMQNFRVLVCGGDGTVAWVLDAIERHNFESPPSVAILPLGTGNDLSRVLQWGKGLSIVKGQGGLSTILHDLNHAAVTMLDRWKVNIREENLDSDSNTMQSKFMMNYLGIGCDAKVAYEFHMSREENPEKFYNQFVNKLWYAKEGARDIMDRTCADLPWQVWLEVDGRDVEIPKDVEGLIVLNISSYMGGVDLWQNDYDHDDDFDLQSIHDKMLEVVCICGAWHLGKLQVGLSQARRLAQGRTIRIHASSPFPVQIDGEPFILQPGSLEITHHGQVFMLRRASEEPRGHAAAIVTEVLVDAECKAIIDASQKKLLLQQMALHLS; from the exons ATGGAGGATTTTACTTGTTGTGAACAGCCTTCCACATGCTGTGTTTGCTTGACGTCTTTGGTGTCTCCACAAACCTCAGGTACAAAATCAGCAGGGCAAAATCCTGTTCACCGTTGTTCTGTGTGTGGTGTAGCAACGCATTTCCGTTGTTCTCAGTTTGCAGCAAAGGATTGCAAGTGTGTAGCACAAGCTGGTTTTAGCCATGTTCAACACCACTGGTCAGAAAGATGGATCAACATGGGTGATAATCCTGAGATGTCTGCTTTCTGCTTATACTGTGATGAACCTTGCGGTGTTCCTTTTCTAGATGATTCTCCTTTGTGGCACTGTCTATGGTGTCAGCGCCTTGTACATGTTGAGTGCCATGCCAAAATGTCGAAAGAATCTGGTGATGTTTGTGATTTGGGTCCTCTTAGATGGGCTATCCTTTCTCCAATCTGTGTGAAAGAAATTAATGATGAATTTACTGGAGGTAGACTGCTGAGTTCTATGAGGGAAGAAATTATAACATCTTCTGTTTGTGGGCAGATTAGAAGAAGACGCCACAGGAGCAAACGTGGTAGTGCTTGTTCCATTAATGGTAGGTTACATGATGCTTCAGCAGCCAATACAGCCCTGGAGTATGTGCTTCATGGGCTTGTTGGTTTGAAGAAATCCAACAGTGAGAAAAATTATGACCAAATATTGAAGGAACATGACAGTGCGCTTGGTGTCAAGGGCACTCAAATTGTACCAATACAGAAAAAGGGTGGCGCTATTGTCTATGCTTGGGTAAAGAAGTACAAATTAGTGGACTTGCCTCATGATGCAAGACCTCTTCTAGTTTTCATCAATACCAAGAGTGGAGCTCAATATGGGCCCTCTCTCCGGAGGAGATTGAACATGCTTTTGAATCCTGTGCAG gttttTGAACTTAGTTCTACTCAAGGTCCAGAAGCCGGTTTGAAGTTGTTTAGCACTATGCAAAATTTTAGAGTTTTGGTCTGTGGTGGTGATGGTACTGTGGCTTGGGTCCTCGATGCGATTGAGCGACACAATTTTGAATCACCTCCATCTGTTGCTATTCTTCCTCTGGGCACAGGAAATGATTTATCAAGGGTTTTGCAATGGGGTAAGGGTCTGTCTATAGTCAAAGGGCAAGGTGGATTGAGCACAATTCTGCACGACTTAAACCATGCGGCAGTTACAATGCTGGATCGCTGGAAAGTTAATATCAGGGAGGAAAACTTGGACAGTGATTCAAATACAATGCAATCCAAGTTCATGATGAATTATTTAG GTATTGGATGTGATGCAAAGGTTGCCTATGAGTTTCATATGAGTCGGGAGGAGAATCCTGAGAAGTTCTATAATCAG TTTGTGAATAAGCTGTGGTATGCCAAAGAAGGTGCGCGGGATATAATGGACCGAACTTGTGCCGACTTACCATGGCAAGTCTGGCTTGAAGTTGATGGGAGAGACGTTGAGATTCCAAAG GATGTTGAAGGTTTAATTGTGCTTAATATTAGCAGCTATATGGGTGGGGTAGATCTTTGGCAGAATGATTATGATCATGATGATGATTTTGATCTCCAGTCTATACACGATAAGATGCTTGAGGTTGTATGCATTTGTGGTGCATGGCACCTAGGCAAATTGCAG GTTGGGCTTTCACAAGCCAGGAGGTTAGCTCAAGGAAGAACAATAAGAATTCATGCTTCTAGTCCTTTCCCAGTTCAAATAGATGGGGAACCATTTATCCTGCAGCCTGGCTCTTTAGAAATAACACATCATGGGCAG GTGTTTATGTTGAGGAGGGCGTCGGAGGAGCCCAGAGGTCATGCGGCTGCAATTGTGACAGAGGTCTTGGTTGATGCCGAGTGCAAAGCTATCATTGATGCGTCTCAAAAGAAATTACTTCTCCAGCAGATGGCCCTTCATCTATCTTGA